The window CGAACATTTTATCTAATCGGTATGTTTCCATACCTTCCGCACCGCCCCATGTAAATGAAGGAATATGAGTTGGTGGAAATCCTCCTCCAAATATATTGGCTCCTACACCAACAACAGTTCCGGTATTAAACATGGTATTGATACCCGATTTAGAATGATCGCCCATGATTAAACCGCAAAACTGCAAACCTGTATCTTCATTTTTACCGGTAGCATAGCTATGCAATTTCACATTACCATAATTATTTTTCAGATTACTGTTATTGGTATCGGCGCCTAAATTACACCACTCTCCCAATACACTATTGCCTAAAAACCCATCGTGTGCTTTATTACTATAACCAAAAATCACAGAATTATTTACCTCTCCTCCTACTTTGCTATGCGGACCAATAGTTGTTGGTCCGTAAACTTTGCACGACAACTTTAAGGCGCTTTCTTCGCCCAAAGAAAACGGACCGCGTACCACAGAACCTTCCATTACTTCGGCATTTTTACAAATGTAAATTGGTCCGGATGTGGTATTAAAAATAGCGGCCTCTGCTTTTGCGCCTTTCTCCAGAAAAATTTGATTTCGTTTACCAATTACAGTATTTGATTTGGATAAAACCTGACTTTTGCGTCCTTTTGTTAGTAAAGAAAAATCCAATTGTATCGCCTCTCCATTCTTTTTAAAGATATCCCAAACATGCTCTATTAAGACTAATGAATTTGAATACGCTTCACTGTTCTGTAAAACAGTATTTTCGTTGAAATTTATTGCTTCACTTTTATA is drawn from Bacteroidota bacterium and contains these coding sequences:
- a CDS encoding GlmU family protein; amino-acid sequence: MNLILIDDKKVWQQLLPLTYTRPVSEIRVGILTIREKWEKHLKLKASYQTEVYLSEKFQFSASKGDSLFINSCVIPDDKLIAKIKKLKSGQGLKQDNKWIAYKSEAINFNENTVLQNSEAYSNSLVLIEHVWDIFKKNGEAIQLDFSLLTKGRKSQVLSKSNTVIGKRNQIFLEKGAKAEAAIFNTTSGPIYICKNAEVMEGSVVRGPFSLGEESALKLSCKVYGPTTIGPHSKVGGEVNNSVIFGYSNKAHDGFLGNSVLGEWCNLGADTNNSNLKNNYGNVKLHSYATGKNEDTGLQFCGLIMGDHSKSGINTMFNTGTVVGVGANIFGGGFPPTHIPSFTWGGAEGMETYRLDKMFETAQRVFERRHLNLEAEDKKILEHVFETTSGLRD